The following is a genomic window from Plasmodium berghei ANKA genome assembly, chromosome: 9.
ttaatattatttttatttatttttttttgtagaATTATTATGGACAAAATCGACGAAATAAacaagaaaattatttatttagaaGATAAtccaattttttcaataagCAAAACGTATGTGAAAGAAATAACTGAAAtgcaaaattatttaaaaggaATAAGTTTTACAATTGCAAGATATATACAACTTGTAGACGACctaaatgaaaaaataaaagtttcGAACAAATTATCCCAAAATAGTTATTCTTACTTGTCagaaaaatttgaaaaaaatattaaatattatgattCTTTGGACAAAAGAATTCAagaattagaaaaattatcatcCTACTCTTTATCAGATCATGATGAAGATGTTGTTAAAGGGACATAGTAGGAcagtttaaaaaattctattaccaaattttaaattccTGGTcagaaaattatgaaatcaattatgaaaaattcaGGAAAAATTGggataatatttaaaaaaatcgCTATGAATGTGTAGAGTTTTTAAAGCAAAAAAGCAATAATATAGATTGagtaaataatataaaataaacaatatgTCGTGACGTTATAATTAAACTTATTGGCGATAGCGTTCCGATGGAATGTTATTAACTTGATACTAGTAGAagcaaaaattaaatggctattgacataaaaaaaatgtctaACACACATAgctttatatattttctactaatttcatttaaacttaaattattattatgttgATATTAATTTTAGTGAATTTCCTACTTTTCATTTtcctattatatatgttcatactaaatgaaagaaattaaaatatgcctattattatacacacaattttataaatgtttttatatgttcTTATCACCATATATAAaggtaaatatataataattttttattaaatttattcaaaACTGGCATTAAAACGATAAAGTAgtattgtatttttttttgctatcctttataaaatatgatatataatttttatcattttttatttgtatttacCAAATATATGTCGAtctatatatgtttatggGGCTATACctttgttttgttttcattttgcgatttttctttttttatgttaaaacattgtatattattttatttaactTGTTTATTTGGCCGTGTGgcacaatatattttttataaactcttataattaaaactttaaatagtttattttttccttttttcaaaaatatttaatattttctaaaactttttatttatttttatgttatattattcCCTTGAAATGCACACCcaaagaatatataattgtggggggattattttcattatatatgcatagttacaatatatattatttcatattttttttacttatattttttttttttaatgaatacAATTTAAAGCGATGGaataattcattatttagCAGATATACACTTACatgaaattatatatattcttattttattgaaaaaacTCTTTAGGAATTATTtgcataataataaataaatttacatattattgtatatatttacagtTAGTGTTTTCCAATTGtataattgtttatatataattactctttttttttttgtgaaatTTGGAAAAATGGTTTTCATTCCTGTTGAGGAAATCTTTAGAATGTTTCCAAAATTTTCTAAAGATAGAGTAACTTTTTTAAGGCGTTATAGGTAAGTATAATAAGAAGGAGAAATGtgaatgcatatatatgtgattcacattttgataatatgaTGTGTGTAAACATGTTTAACTCATTTAAGAGGGTATATTTTAGCTATGattattctttttatatatattttatgaaatagttttaatatttgtttttttttacaaaattgtaataaaaaataagcataTGACGTGTACTTTGTGTAATATGATTGTTTCTATacatgtattatatatacatatattttacatttttttaatatattttttatagctTTTTTAGCTTATTTTTAGGCATAGCTGCTGTATGCAAGGCACACACACCAGATTTTAATCAAATTCAGTTTGAGCcgtcttttttttacaaaaatcaTTTGaataaactaaaaaaaaatggaataatTGACGAAGAAAAGTACAATAAATGCTTGAATATTCAATAagtgaatatatatatacatgtatgtattttttaattttctaaaataatattttcaattcatataaataaataaattagtCAATTGAGCGagcaaaatatatatacacagTAACGAGattgttaatataattatatgaagTTACAATGTTGGAAATTTGATATGGAAACAATTTATGAATTAagtttgtaaaaaaaattataatatgagaaagggaaaataaattgaaggaataaatactttttcatatttttccaaaaaaagtacaatttgtatatagacttgaaaattgtatattatcattatattttttccgaGATATAAATTATCTTTCGagtctatattttttattttttttgttttattttttccatttcatcacttttttatgttatatattccaactatttatcattttattattattgttattattataattaacaTTTGAtgaatattaaatattcgTAAAGGTGCATATACAATTTCATCATTACACATTAATCAAacaagaaatatatttataataatatatatgttgtaaaaataaagcgAAACATATGTCTTTAAAAtgagaaaataaattatagtTACTCTATACAATGGAAACAAAattgctatttttttttcttaaaattaTGAGTGTTGAATAGTTTAACCTTAAACAATATGCACTAATGTATATTATCAATCCcttactatatttttttatagaatttgtataaaaaattattaatataaaccCTTTTcgataataaataaaaacaaaaatatgagGTATATGATACgttctatatataaaaatggacgtaaacaaattataagcTTTTCCGTTGTTTACTTTTAAAtcgaaaattataatattattatatatatatatgttcatatatatatcataatattatataaatcgatataatatacattatatatacatgtgtTAAGTTCATCAAATCCGTTTGAACTTATTTATTAGCActtaatagaaaaattatgaagAATTTTAAGGCATCTCAAAATATTCTCatagatatataatatagtttcaatatttttaccaATTCGCgactttattatatttttttaatttaatgaaaattttataaatatcataatgcttatttgtattagcagtatatatatataaacaatacTGATATTagtaacaaaaaaaattatattgttaAGTTATATAAAGCACAATACGATATCCAAATGTATTAAATGtgatatatacataatttttgtgtatttaaaaattatcatgattttttttttgtaatttaatttaatttaatccTTATTAATATTCCCCACAATTGTTATTGTTACTATTGTTCTTTTATTTCGCATTATTGATTTTGTTTCCTACTTTTTGggatattaaaaaatatgaacacttgctataaatatatgacaATGTCAGGTAAATTGGAGCAATTtattagtaaaaaaaaatagcgaAAATATAGATCTATCATTcagtataaaaaatatgaccGGCAAGGTAAAATTATGTTGAAGAAATCAGGAAACATTTAatctaataatttttaaccatattcaaaataatagcaAATCATATACAAGTTTAAGTACTTATGTAAACGTATATTATACGCTTATAGATATTACAATATAAACTAATTTgtaaagaataaaatattataaaaatttaaaaacatatgaACAAGTgaatttttcaatatatatatagagagATAGCTAAAATGAAGTTagtaacatttttaatgaaaCTAACCAATGAAAATGTCACGATCGAATTGAAAAATGGAACGCTTATAAGTGGGGTTATAACAGGAGTTgacataaaaatgaatacacatatgaaaaatgttaaagtagtaattaaaaataaaaatgttggTGAATATAATGCCAATacaaaacaatttttatcgTTAGATCATGTAACTATAAgaggaaataatataaggtattatattttatcagACAGTTTACCCCTTGATACATTATTAGTAGATGACACtcctaaaaataaaagttcAAAGGAAAAATCATTTTCAAACAAAGACAAAGGAAGAGGAAGAGGTCGTGGAAGAAAAGTTCCGAGAAGATAAAAACATATCTTGTATAATGTATAtctatatctatatatatatatatgcacacatatatggatacaattatatattaatattacatTCCATAAAGAGTTTTAAGTTCATTAATtcttaataaaataataggGAATATGTATGTTAAATATACCATTGCTACTAAATTTATCGTCTTATATCTTTTCAATTAGATTAATGTTTTCTCTTAATCCTTAATAAgtgattttttaaaattaatttgtgTGTTACCCTTTTTCCATGGAcgtatataatacatataaatatatttattttttctttatgcatttatttatctttAGTTATtacacaaaataaatgtcGATACCTTTTGTTTTCGACTATTTGGGGtggttatatatatttttttttaaacttttttattttataatttttaacctttaattaaacaaaatattatgctATATAAGTACATTTTTAGAGACAAAGaccattttatttatatatgtttaatatgagaaataaaaaaaaaatgacgaaaaaatatttttgttaaatgTGAAGAGGCTATACAAAAATCTACAACAGCATATTCGATTTTTATTCCTTCAAAATAAGTCTATATAATATCAATTGGgcgaaaaaaatgaaaaaatatccgcaattttttttatatattatacaattaacttataatattttttaacagttaaatttttttttttaaatatatataatatagttttttggggcattaaaaagaaaaaagtatataatattatatgcataaaacATAGTATTACATATTAGCTACAAGTATAAGCGTGTATTTATTTCGctattgatatatttatgtgaaaattttttaataaatatgatttaaaatatttttaaattgtattttgagtgtgaaaatattatatatatataatttttttgtgctATTATGATGAATATACCAGTTTATGgaatgttttattatattaaaaaaaaataaaaaacacaaaaataatagaataGTGATAGAATAAATTGCATGGGttaaatatgaattttttaattcgtATATTTGGCTAATTCTATGGTGAAAATGCttgaaattttattttgtaaatttggaataaaataattgtaatAACGAATATGCTCATAATATGTGcctacattatttttaaacatatataatataaaagtttggaatgatatatatatatagagagaaataaatatgtataggCTTGATGTTATATAAgtactatatatatgcgtCTTGCCTTAATATAagtttttttgtatatatatatatatatagcatTCCTTTATCtctattttatatatgcgCTTTATTTTcgaattaattttaatttaaattataattgtCACATATACTTAGCATAGTcccatatatttatgtgtaTATGACATGTAGTATGTGAAAAATCGTTTTGAAATAAcctaaattaaaataaaaaaaaataaaaaaaatagaatgacgaatatattaaataatgtatTTACAGCCAATATAAagttttgtaaaaatataaaatataaacgaGTATTTTCAGgaaaatgtgaaaataaatatataaataaaactaataaaattaCCCCCCAAAATGTAATTACAGGTAttaaatttgatatatataatgatagGGCAATTTTCGGTGATTTTCCCAAAAAACACACAAGAAATTTCTCGagttttatgaaaaatgttataGAACAGGTAAGTAGTATTCATGAATATGcacacacacatatatatatatatatatacaggtaaatagataaaaaatgattaattgataatttgaatatacattttaCAGGTTAAGAAAGATATGAAGGAAAACAAACAATACCAAGAAGCGTTAAAAGAGTTGAAAGAAAAAACTGAAAT
Proteins encoded in this region:
- a CDS encoding small nuclear ribonucleoprotein Sm D1, putative, with the protein product MKLVTFLMKLTNENVTIELKNGTLISGVITGVDIKMNTHMKNVKVVIKNKNVGEYNANTKQFLSLDHVTIRGNNIRYYILSDSLPLDTLLVDDTPKNKSSKEKSFSNKDKGRGRGRGRKVPRR